A stretch of Paenibacillus sp. URB8-2 DNA encodes these proteins:
- a CDS encoding DHA2 family efflux MFS transporter permease subunit, whose translation MSTITANAASVAKNIRRGPIIAALLIGAFVALLNQTLMNVALPNMMDSLGIQANTAQWLTTGFMLVNGVFIPVSAYLVEKFTTRALFITAMSLFSIGTLVCALGPGFDVIMVGRVIQAAGAGILMPLMNIVFLMIFPIEERGKAMGLMAVAMIFAPAVGPTLSGWVVQNYSWRVLFYIVLPLAVFATLLGVKFMQNVTVKTSPKLDKPGIIFSTLGFGGLLYGFSDAGTDGWNSSTVIISLIVGVIGLALLVWRELVVKKPMLEFRIFRYNMYSLTTVINIIVTMALYSGMILLPLYLQKIRGFTPLESGVMLLPGAILMGIMSPVTGIIFDKIGARWLTIIGLAITVITTWEFSQLTDSTTYTHLILTYTARMFGMSMLMMPITTAGLNQLPQRLSSHGTAMANTLRTVAGALGMALFVSLMTNRTKSEITDAVMSGQISQVDKLAFAKFSQEAMIHGITHAFVVATWVTVAGLVLAFFIRKTSPQPDFLKTGNEAVLEKE comes from the coding sequence ATGAGCACGATAACCGCAAATGCCGCATCCGTGGCAAAAAATATCCGAAGAGGTCCGATTATCGCGGCGCTCCTGATCGGTGCATTCGTCGCGCTTCTGAATCAGACGCTGATGAACGTCGCTCTGCCGAACATGATGGACAGTCTGGGGATTCAGGCCAATACGGCCCAATGGCTGACCACCGGTTTTATGCTGGTGAACGGCGTATTTATTCCGGTAAGCGCCTATCTTGTCGAGAAGTTTACGACGCGAGCCTTGTTTATTACGGCGATGTCCTTATTTTCAATCGGAACGCTGGTATGCGCCCTGGGGCCCGGCTTTGACGTGATTATGGTTGGCCGTGTGATTCAGGCCGCCGGAGCCGGCATTCTGATGCCGCTGATGAACATCGTATTTCTGATGATCTTCCCGATCGAAGAGCGCGGCAAAGCGATGGGGCTGATGGCGGTCGCCATGATTTTTGCGCCGGCCGTAGGCCCGACTCTCTCCGGCTGGGTAGTGCAGAACTATTCCTGGCGGGTGCTGTTCTATATTGTGCTGCCGCTGGCGGTTTTCGCCACGCTGCTGGGCGTGAAGTTTATGCAGAATGTAACGGTCAAAACATCGCCGAAGCTGGATAAGCCGGGAATTATCTTCTCGACACTCGGCTTTGGCGGACTGCTGTACGGTTTCAGCGACGCGGGAACCGACGGCTGGAACAGCAGCACGGTGATAATCTCATTAATTGTAGGCGTGATCGGACTCGCTTTGCTGGTGTGGAGAGAACTGGTCGTGAAGAAGCCGATGCTCGAATTCCGTATTTTCCGCTACAACATGTATTCGCTCACCACCGTCATCAACATTATCGTAACCATGGCGCTGTACTCCGGCATGATCCTGCTTCCGCTGTATCTGCAAAAGATCCGCGGCTTTACACCGCTCGAATCCGGCGTGATGCTGCTGCCGGGAGCGATTCTAATGGGGATCATGTCGCCGGTCACCGGCATTATTTTTGATAAAATCGGCGCCAGATGGCTGACGATTATCGGCCTGGCCATTACCGTCATTACGACATGGGAGTTCAGCCAGTTGACCGATTCGACCACTTATACGCATTTAATCCTGACGTATACGGCGCGGATGTTCGGCATGTCCATGCTGATGATGCCGATTACTACGGCCGGGCTGAACCAGCTGCCGCAGCGCCTCAGTTCTCACGGCACGGCGATGGCTAATACGCTGCGGACCGTAGCGGGGGCGCTCGGAATGGCGCTGTTTGTGAGCTTGATGACGAACCGTACGAAGAGCGAAATTACCGACGCCGTCATGAGCGGCCAAATCTCGCAAGTCGACAAGCTTGCTTTTGCGAAGTTCTCTCAGGAAGCGATGATTCACGGGATTACGCACGCCTTCGTCGTCGCGACATGGGTGACGGTGGCCGGGCTCGTTCTGGCCTTCTTCATTCGCAAGACATCGCCGCAGCCGGATTTTCTGAAGACCGGGAACGAGGCCGTTTTGGAAAAAGAATAA
- the def gene encoding peptide deformylase encodes MDDIVREGHPALRIVTESVKVPLTEEDRETLLCMLQFLKNSQDEEMAAKYKLRSGVGLSANQIGLNKRMFVMYAQDENGTLIEHALVNPKIVSHSLAMVYLPESEGCLSVDRPIQGFVPRYDAVKVKAYDLVAGKEVQLRFKGYTSIIIQHEMDHLDGKMFYDRINKENPFKLPQGVAIRSLYDREEK; translated from the coding sequence ATGGACGATATTGTAAGAGAGGGGCATCCGGCGCTTCGAATCGTCACCGAATCGGTTAAGGTGCCTCTGACGGAGGAGGACCGGGAAACGCTGCTCTGCATGCTCCAGTTCCTGAAGAACAGCCAGGATGAGGAGATGGCCGCCAAGTATAAGCTGCGTTCGGGAGTGGGTCTGTCGGCTAATCAGATCGGGCTGAACAAGCGGATGTTTGTCATGTATGCGCAGGATGAAAATGGCACGCTCATCGAGCATGCACTGGTCAATCCCAAAATCGTCAGCCATTCCCTGGCGATGGTCTATTTGCCGGAAAGCGAAGGCTGCCTGTCGGTAGACCGGCCGATTCAGGGTTTCGTGCCGAGATATGACGCGGTTAAAGTAAAAGCGTATGACCTTGTGGCGGGCAAAGAGGTCCAGCTTCGGTTCAAGGGCTACACGTCGATCATTATCCAGCATGAGATGGATCACCTTGACGGAAAGATGTTCTACGACCGGATCAATAAAGAGAATCCGTTCAAGCTGCCGCAGGGCGTAGCCATCCGCAGCCTGTACGACCGGGAAGAGAAGTAA
- a CDS encoding glutamate-1-semialdehyde 2,1-aminomutase, whose translation MNRSTSEQLYQEALQHIVGGVNSPSRSFKAVGGGAPVFMKRASGAHFWDEDGNRYIDYLAAFGPVITGFAHPHITAAITKAAENGVLYGTPTALEITLAKMVKEAIPSLDKVRFVNSGTEAVMSTIRVARAFTGRSKIIKFAGCYHGHSDLVLVAAGSGPSTLGIPDSAGIPVSIAHEVITVPFNNLDGLREALNKWGDDVAAVMVEPIVGNFGMVMPKPGFLEGMCKLAHDNGSLVIYDEVITNFRFHYGGAQTYAGLDNHEQIVPDLTAMGKIFGGGLPIGAYGGRKEIMDQVAPLGPAYQAGTMAGNPASISAGIACLEVLQGAGVYEEMERLAIRLTGGLKESADRHGIPLTINRIRGAFSTHFCDHPVTNYEEAQDTDGEAFASFFRHMLNRGINLAASKFEAWFLTTAHTDEDIDATLEAAEASFRAMKEER comes from the coding sequence ATGAATCGTTCCACCTCAGAACAGCTGTATCAGGAAGCGCTCCAGCATATCGTCGGAGGCGTCAACAGCCCCTCCAGATCCTTTAAAGCGGTAGGCGGCGGAGCGCCCGTCTTCATGAAGCGCGCCTCCGGCGCCCATTTCTGGGACGAGGACGGCAACCGCTATATCGATTATCTCGCGGCCTTCGGCCCGGTGATTACCGGGTTCGCACACCCGCATATTACAGCCGCCATCACGAAAGCCGCGGAGAACGGTGTGCTGTACGGAACCCCGACGGCGCTGGAAATTACCTTGGCCAAAATGGTCAAGGAAGCCATTCCGTCGCTGGACAAGGTCCGGTTCGTCAATTCCGGCACCGAGGCTGTCATGTCGACGATACGGGTCGCCCGGGCGTTCACCGGCCGAAGCAAAATCATCAAGTTCGCCGGCTGCTACCACGGCCACTCCGACCTGGTGCTGGTTGCCGCAGGCTCCGGCCCATCCACGCTGGGCATCCCGGACAGCGCCGGCATCCCGGTAAGCATCGCGCACGAAGTCATTACCGTGCCGTTCAACAATCTGGACGGGCTGCGCGAGGCCTTGAACAAATGGGGCGACGATGTCGCCGCCGTCATGGTTGAGCCGATCGTCGGCAATTTCGGCATGGTCATGCCGAAGCCCGGGTTTCTGGAAGGCATGTGCAAGCTGGCTCATGACAACGGCTCGCTCGTTATCTACGACGAGGTGATTACGAACTTCCGCTTCCACTACGGCGGCGCGCAGACTTACGCCGGATTGGACAATCACGAGCAGATCGTGCCCGATCTGACGGCGATGGGCAAAATCTTCGGCGGCGGTCTGCCGATCGGCGCCTACGGCGGCCGCAAGGAGATTATGGATCAGGTCGCGCCGCTCGGACCGGCCTATCAGGCCGGCACGATGGCGGGCAACCCCGCGTCCATCTCGGCGGGTATCGCCTGCCTGGAGGTATTGCAGGGAGCAGGCGTTTACGAGGAAATGGAGCGGCTGGCCATCCGTTTAACAGGCGGTCTGAAAGAGTCGGCGGACCGGCACGGCATTCCGCTTACAATCAACCGCATCCGCGGCGCCTTCTCCACCCACTTCTGCGATCATCCCGTCACTAACTACGAGGAGGCCCAGGACACCGACGGCGAAGCGTTCGCCAGCTTCTTCCGCCATATGCTGAACCGCGGCATCAATCTGGCCGCCTCGAAGTTTGAAGCGTGGTTCCTGACCACGGCTCACACCGATGAAGACATCGACGCTACACTGGAAGCGGCGGAGGCCTCCTTCCGCGCGATGAAGGAAGAACGATAA
- a CDS encoding 2-hydroxyacyl-CoA dehydratase: MQLRIGLDVGSTTAKLVVMERNEIVHQNYIRHYSDIKKAVLALLDEVISLFPGRNAVLAVSGSSGLSLSKLGDVPFVQEVIACTKAIGELLPSCDTAIELGGEDAKLIYLSGGIEQRMNNACAGGTGAFIDQMAALLQTDPTGLDALAANHERIYPIASRCGVFAKSDIQPLLNEGARREDVAASIFQSIVNQTIAGLACGRPIRGRVAFLGGPLTYLSQLRARFVETLELAEEEILFPERSQYFVAIGSALSESDSSALPLTEWMERIAAVDFASERSEDGELPPLFETEADLKEFRRRHSEAGAVRADLSSYRGPCYLGIDAGSTTTKLVLTGGSDEILYTYYGSNQGNPLQSVSDALKEIYRLLPDGCHIAGCYATGYGEGLIKAALKADGGEVETVAHYKAAAKFMPEVDFILDIGGQDMKCIKIRGGAIDSLMLNEACSAGCGSFLESFASALGLGVSDFAEAALQSEKPVNLGSRCTVFMNSKVKQAQKEGASLSDLSAGLAYSVIKNALQKVIKIRRFDELGERIIVQGGTFYNEAVLRAFEQLTGRTVVRPDIAGVMGAYGCALLARENANAEESGVSTLLGPQELESFAYEVTQGRCGRCGNNCPLTISRFPDRSFHVTGNRCERGAGGKKEKNKLPNLMQYKYERFLDYAPLPDEEAVRGAVGLPRAMNLFENYPFWHAFFTALRYKVVLSPKSDKKLYESGMDTIPSEAVCYPAKMAHGHVQSLLGKGVDFIFYPAIVYEKKEDKTADNHFNCPVVASYPEVIRNNMDGLKEKGIPLVSPFLTFDDIPALTKGLARTFPDIPRDEIVAAIQAGLAEAERAKSDLRRKGEETLAFLEETGTKGILLCGHPYHADPEINHGIADLITGMGLAVLTEDAVFHLGRAESDLSVVNQWTYHARIYRAARLAAARSDLELVQLTSFGCGIDAITCDAVQDIMERSNKVYTLIKIDEISNLGAARIRLRSLLAAMRERENGEAAPLRVKAADQSAPFTKDMKSAYTILAPQMSPIHFELFERVFRDFGYRLKVLEKSGPEETEEGLKYVNNDACYPAIVTIGQILSALQSGDYDPDRTAVIMSQTGGGCRATNYISLLRKALKDAGLGKIPVLSLNASGLENQPGFRIGFKMINRMFAAACYGDLLMRLLHRFRPYEKVPGSAEALFRQGMERCKDSLSSFSFRDYKKLSREIASDFGRLPLTPAVKPRIGVVGEILIKFHPDANNRIVDLIEAEGGEAVLPDFLDFIFYCLYNPIYRAEQFGKNKTLGLINPLLISYLQMYRKPIAAALEEEGVAHKDKNIYRLAEKAERLVSVGNQMGEGWFLTAEMMELLDHGVNNIVCIQPFACLPNHITGRGTMKGLKELYPSANIAAIDYDAGVSVVNQTNRIKLMMSIAKELESGGALFEEASGPKADTQLKTVQA, from the coding sequence ATGCAGTTGAGGATCGGGCTGGATGTCGGATCGACTACGGCTAAATTGGTTGTCATGGAGCGAAACGAGATTGTTCATCAGAATTATATAAGACACTATAGCGATATAAAAAAGGCGGTTCTCGCTTTACTGGATGAAGTGATATCCCTGTTTCCGGGAAGAAATGCGGTGCTCGCGGTTAGCGGTTCTTCCGGCCTGTCCCTGTCCAAGCTGGGGGATGTACCCTTTGTCCAGGAGGTTATCGCCTGTACGAAAGCGATAGGCGAGCTGCTCCCGTCCTGCGATACCGCAATTGAGCTTGGGGGAGAGGACGCCAAGCTTATCTATCTCAGCGGCGGCATCGAGCAGCGGATGAACAATGCCTGCGCGGGCGGGACGGGCGCTTTTATCGATCAGATGGCCGCGCTGCTGCAGACCGATCCCACCGGACTCGACGCGCTTGCGGCGAATCACGAGCGCATTTATCCGATCGCTTCGCGCTGCGGCGTCTTTGCCAAGAGCGATATTCAGCCGCTCCTGAACGAAGGGGCGCGCCGCGAGGATGTGGCGGCCTCGATCTTCCAAAGCATCGTCAATCAGACGATCGCCGGTCTGGCCTGCGGGCGTCCGATTCGCGGCCGTGTCGCTTTCCTGGGCGGTCCGCTGACTTACTTGTCCCAGCTGCGGGCCCGGTTCGTGGAGACGCTGGAGCTTGCGGAGGAGGAGATTCTGTTTCCGGAGAGATCGCAGTATTTCGTGGCGATCGGCTCGGCGCTGTCCGAAAGCGACAGCTCCGCTTTGCCGCTTACGGAGTGGATGGAACGGATCGCGGCCGTTGATTTTGCGTCGGAGCGCTCCGAGGATGGCGAGCTTCCGCCGCTCTTTGAGACGGAGGCCGACCTTAAGGAATTCCGGCGGCGTCATTCGGAAGCCGGGGCGGTTCGGGCCGATCTGTCCTCCTACCGCGGACCCTGCTATCTCGGCATCGACGCCGGCTCCACGACGACGAAGCTTGTGCTTACGGGCGGCAGCGACGAAATTCTGTATACATATTACGGAAGCAATCAAGGAAATCCGCTGCAATCGGTAAGCGACGCGCTGAAGGAGATATACCGGCTGCTGCCGGACGGCTGCCATATCGCCGGCTGCTATGCGACCGGCTACGGCGAGGGTCTGATCAAGGCGGCGCTCAAGGCCGACGGAGGCGAAGTGGAGACGGTCGCCCATTACAAGGCGGCCGCCAAGTTTATGCCGGAAGTCGATTTTATTCTCGACATCGGCGGCCAGGATATGAAATGCATCAAAATCCGGGGCGGCGCCATCGACAGCCTCATGTTGAACGAAGCCTGCTCTGCGGGCTGCGGATCTTTTCTGGAGAGCTTCGCCTCGGCGCTCGGCCTTGGCGTCTCCGATTTCGCTGAAGCCGCGCTGCAGTCGGAGAAGCCCGTTAATCTCGGCTCGCGGTGCACCGTGTTCATGAACTCGAAGGTCAAGCAGGCGCAGAAGGAAGGGGCGTCCCTGTCCGATCTTTCGGCCGGTCTGGCCTACTCCGTCATTAAGAACGCGCTGCAAAAGGTCATCAAAATTCGCAGATTCGATGAACTGGGAGAACGTATTATCGTGCAGGGCGGGACTTTTTATAACGAAGCCGTGCTGCGCGCCTTTGAGCAGTTGACGGGGAGAACCGTCGTACGCCCGGATATCGCCGGCGTAATGGGAGCTTACGGTTGCGCCCTGCTCGCGAGGGAGAACGCGAACGCGGAGGAGAGCGGCGTCAGCACGCTGCTCGGCCCGCAGGAGCTGGAGAGCTTTGCTTACGAGGTGACGCAGGGACGTTGCGGTCGATGCGGCAACAATTGCCCGCTGACGATCAGCCGGTTCCCGGACCGCAGCTTCCATGTAACCGGCAACCGCTGTGAGCGTGGAGCCGGCGGGAAGAAGGAAAAGAACAAGCTGCCGAATCTGATGCAGTATAAATACGAACGTTTCTTGGATTACGCTCCTCTGCCCGATGAGGAGGCAGTCCGGGGGGCTGTAGGGCTGCCGCGCGCCATGAACCTGTTCGAGAACTATCCGTTCTGGCATGCGTTCTTTACCGCGCTGCGCTACAAGGTGGTGCTGTCTCCGAAATCGGACAAAAAACTGTACGAGAGCGGCATGGACACAATTCCGTCCGAAGCGGTCTGCTATCCGGCCAAAATGGCCCACGGCCATGTGCAGAGCCTGCTCGGCAAGGGCGTTGATTTTATTTTTTACCCTGCCATCGTATATGAGAAGAAAGAGGATAAGACTGCCGACAATCACTTTAACTGTCCGGTCGTCGCCTCCTATCCGGAGGTAATCCGCAACAATATGGACGGCCTCAAAGAGAAGGGCATTCCGCTTGTCAGCCCGTTCCTGACCTTTGACGACATTCCCGCGCTGACGAAAGGGCTGGCGCGCACCTTCCCGGATATTCCGAGGGATGAGATTGTCGCCGCCATACAGGCCGGGCTGGCTGAAGCGGAACGGGCCAAGAGCGACTTGCGGCGGAAAGGCGAGGAGACGCTGGCGTTCCTTGAAGAGACCGGAACAAAAGGCATCCTGCTCTGCGGGCATCCGTACCACGCCGACCCTGAAATCAATCATGGAATTGCGGATCTCATTACCGGCATGGGACTGGCGGTTCTTACCGAGGATGCAGTCTTCCATTTGGGACGCGCCGAGAGCGATCTGAGTGTCGTCAACCAGTGGACCTATCACGCGCGGATTTATAGAGCCGCGCGGCTCGCGGCGGCTCGCAGCGATCTGGAGCTGGTGCAGCTTACTTCGTTCGGCTGCGGCATCGATGCCATCACCTGCGATGCGGTGCAGGATATTATGGAGCGAAGCAATAAGGTCTACACGCTGATCAAGATCGACGAGATCAGCAATCTGGGCGCGGCCCGCATCCGGCTGCGCTCGCTGCTCGCGGCGATGCGCGAGCGGGAGAATGGAGAGGCGGCTCCTCTCCGCGTCAAGGCTGCCGATCAGAGCGCGCCGTTTACGAAGGACATGAAGTCGGCCTATACGATTCTGGCGCCGCAAATGTCGCCGATCCACTTCGAGCTGTTCGAGCGGGTGTTCCGGGATTTTGGTTACCGGCTTAAGGTGCTGGAAAAGTCCGGCCCCGAGGAAACGGAGGAAGGCCTGAAGTATGTCAACAATGACGCCTGCTACCCGGCAATTGTGACGATCGGCCAGATCCTGTCGGCGCTGCAGAGCGGAGATTACGATCCGGACCGGACCGCGGTCATCATGTCGCAGACCGGCGGAGGCTGCCGGGCAACGAATTATATTTCCCTGCTGCGCAAGGCGCTTAAGGATGCAGGGCTCGGGAAGATTCCGGTTCTGTCGCTGAACGCTTCGGGTCTTGAGAACCAGCCGGGCTTCCGGATCGGGTTCAAGATGATCAACCGGATGTTCGCCGCGGCCTGCTACGGCGATTTGCTGATGCGGCTGCTGCACCGCTTCAGACCTTACGAGAAGGTTCCAGGAAGCGCAGAAGCCCTGTTTCGGCAGGGGATGGAGCGCTGCAAGGACAGCCTGTCGTCCTTCTCGTTCCGCGACTATAAGAAGCTCTCCCGCGAGATTGCTTCAGACTTCGGTCGTTTGCCGCTGACGCCTGCGGTTAAGCCGCGGATAGGCGTCGTCGGCGAGATTTTGATCAAGTTTCATCCCGACGCCAACAACCGGATTGTCGATTTAATCGAAGCCGAAGGCGGGGAGGCCGTGCTGCCTGATTTTCTCGATTTTATCTTTTACTGCCTGTACAATCCGATTTACCGGGCGGAGCAGTTCGGCAAGAACAAAACGCTCGGGCTGATCAATCCGCTGCTCATTTCATATCTGCAAATGTACCGCAAGCCGATTGCGGCGGCGCTTGAAGAAGAGGGGGTCGCCCATAAAGATAAGAACATTTACCGTCTCGCCGAAAAGGCCGAACGGCTCGTTTCCGTAGGCAACCAGATGGGCGAGGGCTGGTTCCTGACCGCCGAGATGATGGAGCTTCTCGATCACGGTGTGAACAACATCGTCTGCATCCAGCCGTTCGCCTGCCTTCCGAACCATATTACCGGGCGCGGGACGATGAAAGGCCTGAAAGAGCTGTATCCAAGCGCGAATATCGCCGCGATTGATTATGATGCCGGGGTCAGTGTCGTGAACCAGACGAACCGGATCAAGCTGATGATGTCGATCGCAAAAGAGCTGGAGAGCGGCGGGGCGTTATTTGAGGAAGCAAGCGGCCCCAAAGCGGACACGCAGCTGAAGACGGTTCAGGCTTAG
- the bcp gene encoding thioredoxin-dependent thiol peroxidase — translation MEELTIGQEAPNFTLPASDGSEVSLNQYRGRKVLLYFYPKNMTPGCTQEACEFRDVNDRITARGAVILGVSPDNLQSHAKFIAKNELPFLLLSDEDHKVSEQYGVWQLKKLYGKEFMGVVRSTFLIDESGIVSDIWKKVRVKGHAETVAARLDGE, via the coding sequence ATGGAAGAACTGACTATCGGACAAGAGGCGCCGAACTTTACGCTGCCCGCTTCGGACGGAAGCGAGGTAAGCTTGAATCAGTACAGGGGACGCAAGGTGCTGCTGTATTTTTATCCGAAAAATATGACCCCGGGCTGCACCCAGGAAGCTTGCGAGTTCCGCGACGTCAATGACCGGATTACGGCCAGGGGGGCCGTCATTCTGGGCGTGAGCCCCGACAATCTTCAGTCGCACGCCAAGTTTATCGCGAAGAACGAACTGCCTTTTCTGCTTCTGTCCGACGAAGACCACAAAGTAAGTGAGCAATATGGGGTGTGGCAGCTCAAGAAGCTGTACGGGAAGGAATTCATGGGTGTTGTGCGCTCCACCTTCCTGATCGACGAGTCGGGCATTGTATCGGATATCTGGAAAAAGGTGCGGGTAAAAGGGCATGCGGAGACGGTCGCGGCGCGCCTTGACGGGGAATAG
- a CDS encoding zinc ribbon domain-containing protein, giving the protein MEHNTDPNGRFCQSCGMPMPEENLLGTERKGAKTEEYCLYCYEGGQFKQPDITLQGMIDLCAGYLVQNGMDEADARGLLAETLPLLKRWRQESAS; this is encoded by the coding sequence TTGGAACATAACACGGATCCAAACGGGCGGTTCTGCCAAAGCTGCGGAATGCCGATGCCGGAGGAAAATTTGCTCGGGACAGAACGGAAAGGCGCAAAGACGGAAGAATATTGCTTGTACTGTTACGAAGGCGGACAATTCAAGCAGCCGGACATTACCCTTCAGGGCATGATCGATCTGTGCGCCGGTTATCTTGTGCAGAATGGCATGGATGAGGCGGACGCCCGGGGGCTACTCGCCGAAACGCTGCCTCTGCTTAAGCGCTGGAGACAAGAGAGCGCCTCTTAA
- a CDS encoding MarR family winged helix-turn-helix transcriptional regulator: MDHREQLDEIVSSFRRISHSFQQLLWKDAEQFGITPAQLMVLRKLSLCSEMSVTELAERMYLGNSSVSGLVERMVKAGLITRKRAEDDRRIFRLALTEKGKEIWEKSEVELRKHLLPLTHIPREDAQELLRIHGQIIEILEQGREQSEL; this comes from the coding sequence ATGGATCACAGGGAACAGCTTGACGAGATCGTGTCCTCTTTCCGGCGTATCAGCCATTCGTTTCAGCAGCTGCTATGGAAGGATGCGGAGCAGTTCGGCATTACTCCCGCCCAGCTGATGGTGCTGCGCAAGCTTTCGCTCTGCTCGGAGATGTCGGTAACCGAACTTGCGGAACGGATGTATCTCGGCAACAGCTCGGTCAGCGGCCTGGTTGAACGGATGGTTAAGGCGGGATTGATTACAAGGAAGCGGGCGGAGGACGACCGTCGTATTTTCCGGCTCGCGCTGACGGAGAAGGGCAAGGAAATCTGGGAGAAGAGCGAAGTGGAGCTGAGAAAGCATCTGCTTCCACTGACTCATATTCCCCGGGAAGACGCGCAGGAGCTGCTGAGGATTCACGGTCAAATTATTGAAATATTAGAACAAGGGAGAGAGCAGTCAGAATTATGA
- a CDS encoding LCP family protein, giving the protein MPPRSKRHAKKRKSRKPLIWSFSIILLLLVGGAVYYFTSIFQGLDSMQKKGDASPFKNVETVDADTPDPPKWEGTEPVNILLMGVDARGVKKGEIPRSDTMLVASLDPVNKKAHVFSILRDTYVSIPDHGRDRINTAIIYGPNTAMQTVSDLLGIPIQYYVYTDFQGFIKLIDSVGGIDYTVEKDMVYKTKADGPEYDIDLKKGYQHLDGNMALQYVRFRHDATSDFTRTQRQRAFLSAVADKLKSTTSLVKLPGILSQISPYIDTNLSINDMWKLANVGYGSSVAGSEQIPPMKLLEEETVRGSSVLGIRDLDELKQFVQETMAKTEAAASPSPSSSPSPSAGSDSSQ; this is encoded by the coding sequence ATGCCGCCACGATCGAAACGACACGCAAAAAAGCGAAAGTCCAGGAAACCGCTGATTTGGAGCTTTAGCATCATTCTTCTGCTCTTGGTCGGGGGAGCCGTTTATTATTTCACTTCCATCTTTCAAGGTCTTGACAGCATGCAGAAGAAGGGAGATGCTTCTCCTTTTAAAAATGTGGAAACGGTAGATGCTGATACGCCCGATCCTCCGAAATGGGAGGGTACGGAGCCGGTGAATATCCTGCTGATGGGCGTGGATGCGCGCGGCGTGAAAAAGGGCGAAATTCCCCGCTCGGACACGATGCTCGTGGCTTCTCTCGATCCGGTGAACAAGAAGGCCCACGTCTTCTCCATCCTCCGGGATACTTACGTGTCGATTCCCGATCATGGCCGGGACCGCATCAATACGGCGATCATCTACGGCCCCAACACGGCGATGCAGACCGTCAGCGATCTGCTCGGCATTCCGATTCAATATTATGTCTACACCGACTTTCAGGGCTTTATCAAGCTGATTGATTCGGTCGGCGGCATAGACTATACGGTTGAAAAGGACATGGTCTACAAGACCAAGGCCGACGGCCCCGAATACGACATCGATCTCAAAAAAGGATATCAGCACCTTGACGGCAATATGGCGCTCCAGTATGTGCGTTTCCGTCACGACGCCACTTCGGACTTCACGCGCACACAGCGCCAGCGGGCATTCCTGAGCGCCGTTGCGGACAAGCTCAAGAGCACCACTTCGCTTGTTAAGCTTCCCGGCATTCTGTCGCAGATCAGCCCCTATATCGACACGAATCTGTCAATAAACGATATGTGGAAACTGGCAAACGTCGGTTATGGCAGCAGCGTGGCCGGAAGCGAGCAGATTCCGCCGATGAAGCTCTTGGAAGAGGAGACCGTCCGGGGCTCATCCGTGCTGGGCATTCGGGATCTCGATGAATTGAAGCAGTTCGTGCAGGAAACGATGGCCAAGACGGAAGCTGCGGCTTCTCCGTCTCCATCTTCATCGCCTTCCCCCTCGGCGGGAAGCGACAGCTCACAGTAA